A genomic segment from Spirochaetales bacterium encodes:
- a CDS encoding radical SAM protein — protein sequence MDAKEGVFNYTAASGVIPVKLFLDRELTDSIIGNRKIIPVHVQLNPTNRCNQRCAWCSCSNRDTAKELSFDDTVDIMTRFKKLGCKSVTITGGGEPLLHPKINDIIEYIHEKLRIKTGLVTNGIRAGDLSRNNWNRLTWVRFSLGDGNDRGDGYWRNIKDITGQAKTDFSFSYVVTKAFNLDAIVNMIRFANECDFTHIRITTDILSGDAGTLMETLKQRVHDLVDDGRVIYQDRGRWTKGRKQCYISLLKPVVSADGRLFPCCGSQYMLENPSRDYTGEMGGVDRIEEIIENQRYYDGSGCYRCFYEHYNYYLALLLNGIAHKEFV from the coding sequence ATGGATGCAAAAGAAGGTGTCTTCAATTATACGGCGGCAAGCGGCGTTATTCCCGTCAAGCTGTTCCTCGACAGGGAACTGACGGACAGCATTATCGGAAACAGGAAAATCATCCCGGTACACGTGCAATTGAATCCGACAAACAGGTGCAATCAACGATGCGCGTGGTGCAGTTGTTCGAACAGGGATACCGCAAAGGAGCTTTCATTCGATGATACGGTCGATATAATGACCAGGTTTAAAAAACTGGGATGTAAAAGCGTGACCATTACGGGGGGCGGGGAACCCCTGCTGCACCCGAAGATCAATGACATAATCGAGTACATCCATGAAAAACTTCGTATCAAGACAGGGCTCGTTACCAATGGGATCCGTGCCGGGGATCTTTCGAGAAACAACTGGAACCGGTTGACATGGGTACGCTTTTCGCTTGGCGACGGAAACGACCGGGGAGACGGATATTGGCGCAACATCAAAGACATTACCGGGCAGGCCAAAACGGATTTCTCTTTCAGTTATGTCGTGACAAAGGCGTTCAATCTCGATGCGATTGTCAACATGATCAGGTTCGCAAATGAGTGCGATTTTACCCATATCAGAATAACGACGGATATTCTTTCCGGGGATGCCGGTACCCTTATGGAAACGCTGAAACAACGGGTACATGACCTGGTCGACGACGGACGTGTCATTTACCAGGATCGCGGGCGGTGGACAAAGGGAAGAAAGCAGTGCTATATAAGCCTTTTGAAACCGGTGGTGAGTGCTGACGGCAGATTGTTTCCCTGCTGCGGCAGTCAATATATGCTCGAAAATCCTTCTCGCGATTATACGGGAGAAATGGGGGGCGTGGACCGGATCGAAGAGATAATAGAAAATCAAAGATATTATGACGGGTCCGGATGTTACCGGTGCTTTTATGAACATTACAATTATTATCTGGCTCTTTTATTGAACGGAATAGCCCATAAAGAATTCGTATGA